In the Ascochyta rabiei chromosome 17, complete sequence genome, one interval contains:
- a CDS encoding Vitamin B6 transporter, with protein sequence MSEKMADLEKADASTHRSPSTVELGISQPVNTLQRFCDKLDAVCGVEARGIERIPEELRERDMSFKDYLHMYIIWFSMNCTANQLTLGVLGPVSYGLGLTDSILICMFGTIFGSICTGYISTFGPRSGLRTLNVAKYTMGWWPSKLCVLLNLAIEIGYGLIDCLVGGLILSAVNGGGMSVIVGIIIVALITWVVVTFGIKWFYKFEQFVWAPTVLVLFVLIGVAGPHFDTHTPSRGTGAVLHGNQLSYFFLVASGPLSWSSASADYVVYYPKTTNRWGTFAATTCGITTGKLLIEFLGIGLGSGLLLNPNWEKAFNDHGIGALVVESFSPLNTFGKFCCVILAVCIAANNIPGTYAAALNWQQLGAPLAKIPRPIWSTVSCILFTIVAIAGRDSLFDIFINWLSLIGYWTIIWITMTIQDEFIFRKGNFDWEIWNRKDLLPHGFAALFAFIIGWVGAVLCMYQTYFTGPIAALVGDGADLGLPVACGLTMIIYPPARWLELKYVGR encoded by the exons ATGTCAGAGAAGATGGCCGATCTAGAGAAAGCTGATGCGTCTACACATCGATCACCATCTACAGTTGAACTCGGCATCAGCCAGCCAGTCAATACTCTTCAGCGCTTTTGTGATAAACTCGATGCGGTATGTGGTGTCGAGGCACGGGGTATCGAACGGATTCCAGAGGAGTTGCGAGAGCGAGATATGTCCTTTAAGGACTATCTTCACATGTACATCAT TTGGTTCTCCATGAACTGCACGGCCAATCAATTGACTCTGGGTGTACTCGGTCCTGTCAGCTATGGCCTGGGGCTGACAGATTCGATCCTCATCTGCATGTTTGGCACCATCTTCGGATCCATCTGCACCGGCTACATCTCGACTTTTGGCCCTCGATCAGGACTTCGCACACTGAATGTTGCTAAGTACACAATGGGATGGTGGCCATCCAAGCTTTGTGTTCTTCTGAACCTCGCCATTGAGATCGGATACGGACTCATCGACTGCCTTGTCGGCGGGCTGATTCTCTCTGCTGTTAACGGTGGAGGTATGTCTGTCATTGTGGGTATCATCATTGTTGCACTCATCACCTGGGTTGTAGTCACCTTCGGCATCAA GTGGTTCTACAAGTTCGAACAGTTCGTCTGGGCGCCCACCGTGCTCGTTCTCTTCGTCTTGATTGGTGTGGCTGGTCCACATTTTGACACCCACACACCTTCACGCGGAACTGGAGCAGTCCTTCACGGAAACCAGCTTTCATACTTCTTCCTAGTCGCCTCCGGACCGCTCAGCTGGTCTTCCGCATCTGCCGACTACGTTGTGTATTACCCGAAGACAACCAACCGCTGGGGAACTTTCGCTGCAACAACCTGTGGAATCACCACCGGCAAGCTCCTCATCGAGTTTCTGGGCATCGGTCTCGGTTCTGGTCTGCTACTGAATCCGAATTGGGAAAAGGCGTTCAACGACCATGGAATTGGTGCTCTCGTTGTCGAGTCTTTCAGCCCGCTCAATACATTCGGCAAATTCTGCTGTGTCATCCTTGCTGTGTGCATCGCGGCAAACAACATCCCTGGAACTTACGCCGCTGCGCTCAACTGGCAGCAGCTGGGTGCGCCGTTGGCCAAGATCCCCCGCCCAATCTGGAGCACTGTTAGTTGTATCTTATTTACAATCGTCGCTATTGCAGGTCGCGACTCGCTGTTCGATATCTTTATTAACTGGCTGAGTCTGATCGGGTACTGGACAATCATCTGGATCACTATGACCATCCAAGATGAGTTCATATTCCGGAAGGGTAACTTTGATTGGGAAATTTGGAACCGCAAGGATCTGCTCCCTCATGGGTTTGCCGCTTTGTTCGCCTTCATCATTGGCTGGGTGGGTGCGGTGCTGTGCATGTACCAGACATACTTCACTGGACCGATCGCAGCGCTTGTTGGCGATGGTGCAGATTTGGGATTGCCAGTTGCGTGTGGTTTGACCATGATTATATACCCGCCTGCTAGATGGTTGGAGTTGAAGTATGTTGGACGGTAG
- a CDS encoding Adenylosuccinate synthase, translating into MAQYDPSAVEKEQSILYEGGLTSPSDHSTDGFTWTEEEETAVRRKLDRVIVPLTTFLYLLCFLDRANVGNARIQGMEKDLHLVGKRFNWVTSIFYIIYMFVEVPSNILLKKIGPKWYLPLLVVGFGFVSLCTAFVQSFQGLMAARAILGVFEGGVMPGLAFFITCFYKRNELLFRIGIYVSAASLAGAFGGLLATGLARIPPWGASSMIIHTWRNIFFFEGLFTMLVGLGAPFLMPTSPGECWFLNPRERRIAHERLISKTGAGEDEKVRPRHVKRALFNITNYICSFGFFFINITVQGISLFLPTILRDLGWTATKAQLYTVPPYVCACFIAIGVAFLSDKTNRRGLYLAIFTIPTIAGFAILRWVADPNARYGGIFLITIGAFPGGPGFLTWATNNAGNPSVRAVTTAYVVTLGTAGGILSTWSYTSDDAPKYHTGHTINLVGQCCVLILSCAGILYCKWENKQRDLGKRDHRLNGLNEEQIRDLGYRHPEFRYIH; encoded by the exons ATGGCGCAATACGATCCTTCTGCTGTTGAGAAGGAGCAGTCTATTCTCT ACGAGGGCGGACTCACATCGCCCAGTGATCACTCCACAGACGGATTTACATGGACTGAGGAAGAAGAAACGGCGGTTCGACGAAAATTGGATAGAGTCATCGTACCCCTGACTACGTTCCTCTACTTATTATGCTTCCTCGACCG TGCCAATGTTGGAAACGCGCGTATCCAGGGTATGGAGAAGGACCTGCACCTTGTCGGAAAACGATTCAACTGGGTCACGTCGATATTTTACATCATTTACATGTTTGTCGAGGTACCTTCCAATATTCTTCTGAAGAAAATTGGCCCGAAGTGGTATCTGCCGCTTCTTGTTGTCGGCTTCGGATTTGTTTCCCTCTGCACAGCGTTTGTCCAAAGCTTTCAGGGATTGATGGCTGCACGCGCTATACTAGGTGTCTTCGAAGGTGGTGTTATGCC TGGTCTTGCGTTCTTCATTACCTGCTTCTACAAACGCAATGAACTGCTGTTCCGTATTGGTATCTATGTCTCAGCTGCTAGTTTGGCCGGTGCATTTGGTGGTCTCTTGGCTACGGG ACTGGCGCGTATTCCTCCCTGGGGCGCATCCTCCATGATCATTCACACCTGGCGCAACATATTTTTCTTCGAGGGCCTTTTTACTATGCTTGTCGGGCTCGGCGCACCGTTCCTGATGCCAACAAGTCCAGGAGAGTGCTGGTTTTTGAACCCACGCGAACGTAGGATTGCGCACGAACGCTTGATCTCGAAAACCGGCGCCGGGGAGGACGAGAAAGTCCGACCTCGCCACGTTAAGAGAGCCTTGTTCAACATCACCAACTACATCTGCTCCTTCGGTTTCTTCTTCATAAACATTACTGTCCAGGGTATCTCTCTTTTCCTG CCCACCATCTTGAGAGATCTAGGCTGGACGGCTACCAAAGCCCAGCTTTACACCGTGCCTCCCTACGTATGTGCGTGTTTTATCGCTATCGGTGTCGCATTCCTCAGTGATAAGACCAATCGCCGTGGTCTATACCTGGCCATTTTCACAATCCCCACGATTGCTGGCTTCGCTATTCTTCGCTGGGTCGCTGATCCCAATGCGCGATATGGAGGCATTTTCTTGATCACGATTGGCGCGTTTCCTGGTGGCCCAGGCTTCCTAACTTGGGCAACCAACAACGCAGGTAACCCGTCCGTACGCGCAGTCACTACCGCATACGTCGTCACGCTTGGTACTGCTGGTGGTATTCTTTCTACCTGGTCATACACTTCCGATGATGCGCCAAAATACCACACTGGTCATACCATCAACTTAGTAGGTCAATGTTGCGTGTTGATCTTGTCATGCGCGGGTATTTTGTACTGTAAATGGGAGAACAAGCAGCGCGACCTAGGGAAGCGTGACCACCGTCTTAACGGGTTGAACGAGGAGCAGATACGCGACCTTGGCTACCGGCACCCAGAGTTTCGCTACATTCACTAA